Below is a window of Haloterrigena alkaliphila DNA.
GCCGACGCCGATTCCGAGCAGCGCGTAGTTCGCCAGCGGGTTCGACGTGGTCGTCACCTCGAGCGTGTAGTGGCGCTGGGAAACCGGCCAGAAGGGGCGGATTCCGGCCGGAGTCAGCGCGTCTGCGACGAGGTGAGAGCCGATCGCGAGACTCCCGACGACGAAGGCGAAGGTCACGACGCCGACGTCGACGAGGGGAGAGGACGCGTCGACGACGATCGCGGTCACGGCGGCCAGTCCGGCGCCGACGAGCAGCGCGAACGCCAGCGAGTGCGTCGCCCCGCGGTGTTCGACGGCGGGGAGTCGATAATCGCAGTCGGGCAGCGTCGAGAGGGCGACGCAGGCGAGGGCGCCGACGACGGCCGTCGTCTCGTGACCGGCGAGGGCGATGGCCGTTCCGAGCGGCACGTAGGCGATCAGCGCAGCCCCGTAGTGGCCGACGTGATACATCTACCCGACGCAATTTGCTCCCGAATTATAAACACGCTGTAATTCTTGCCGGCGCCGAGCGAATCGACCATCGGATGCGGACCGGCCGACGGACGGATAATCGTGGTCGTTATCTCTCTCGACGGTCTCACCACGCCCGTGAAGAACGTCACGGAGCGAACGAGCAACCCGTTCGGACTGCGGCCGCCGTTCGATCGAACCGGTCCCGACGAACGGACCGCCGTCTTCGGCTACGGCGACGCCAACGCCGATTTCCACCTGATCGGTGACCACCCCGGCGTCCACGGCGGCCGCCGGAGTGGCGTGCCGTTCACCGAAACCGAGTCCGGCGTGGCCATCGGTGAGGTCGCTCGCGCGGTCGGGTTCGCGGAGGGGCCGACCGATCGACCCACCCTCGAGAACCTGTATTGCAGTTACGTCCACATGTGCTGTCCGCCCGAAGGCGAAACGCCGACAGAGGAGGAGTACGCAATCCTCGAGCGGTTCTTCGACGCCGAACTCCGGGCGATCAACGCCCACATCCTGCTGCCGGTCGGCGAGCGCGCGACCGATCACGTCCTCCGGGAGTACACCACCCAGCGGGGCCGCCTCGACCTCGACATGGCCGCGCTCCACGCCAGCGAGATCCGCGGTCGGGGCTTCCTCGTGGTCCCGATCCGAGAGCCCACCGAGTGGGAGGACACGGATCGAGAGGCGCTCGTGGCGCGACTCGAGGCGATCCTGGGCAGGGATTACCGCCAGACGAAGGGCGTCGCGACGCGGGTCGGCTGAGCCCGAGTCGCCGAACTCGAGTCGGCCGTCCGCTGGCGGAACCGGGATGTGCCGGCCGGTATCTCATCACACGTCACCACTCAGTCACGACACGATCATGGACACTGATTTCGGTCCGCTCGACGTGACGCTACGGGGTCCCGGGGAGCCCGAGGTCCTGGTCATCGCCGGCGTTCACGGCGACGAGCGGAGCGGCATCCGCGCGGTCGAGCGCCTGCGCGAGGCCGACCTCGACCTCCAGCGAGGCGTCGCGTTCGTCCTCGCCAATCCGGCCGCCATCGAGGCCGGCGAACGGTACCTCGACTCGGACCTCAACCGCGTGTTCCCCGGCGATCCCGACGGCGACCGGGAGGAACGGATCGCCGCTCGACTCTGCGAGCTGGTCGAGGGCCGGACCTCGCTTTCGCTGCACGGAACTAACGCCGAACCCACTCCGTTCGCGCTCGTCCACAGCGCCCAGGAGCGGGAGTTCGAACTGGCGGCAGAGTTACCCGTGCCCCACGTCGTCGATCACTGGGGGGTCAACGAGCACACGATCACGACGTGTGGCTTCACCGTCGAGATCGAACTCGCCGCGAAAAACTCGGACGACGTCGCTGCGGCCGCCGAACACCAGGCTCGCGCGTTCCTCGAGCGGGTGAACGCGCTCCCGGACGAGCCGCCCGACGCCGACCCGGACTTCTTCCACATGGGCGAGTCCGTTCCGAAGCCCGAGGGGGAGTCGTACGAGGTCCACGCCGAGAACTTCGAACGCGTCCCCGAGGGGGCCGTTTACGCGAGCGTCGACGGGGAGGAACTGACCGCGGACGAGTCGTTCTGGCCGATCATGCTCTCCGCGGACGGGTCCGCGGACATCTTCGGCTATCGAGGGGAGAAGATCGGCGCGTCGCTCGAGGAGGTCACGGAGACGTGGATCGGCGCGGATCGAGAGCCGCGAGACGGCGAGTAACAGAGGCGGAGCGGTGCGAAACGCCTCGAGCGGACGCACCGGTCCGCTGCCGAGAAACGAACTCCCCCAGCCCGCCGCTCCTACCGGCCGAAACGCTTCCGGATCGTCGCCCGCAGGGGCAGTCCCAGTCCCCCGACGATCGGGAAGATCCCGAACGCGAGGAGATCGGTCGCCAGCGTCGCCGCGCCGGCGGCCGCCAGACCGAAGCCGACCAGCGGCGCCAGCACCGGCAGGACGTACAGGTACGACGGTTTCCAGCCGGGTCCGCGCCGCGTGTGACGGACGATGACGCCGAAGAGGAACGGCATCAACACCGCGCCGGCGAGCAGCGGGCCGCCGACGATGAGGGTTGTCGCGGTCAGCGCGAACGCGACGACGATCGTCTCGTCGATCGACACCGCTCCCCACGTCTCCCGATCCCGGTAGACGCGCACGCCGAGCAGCGCCAGCAGCGTCAGGGCGACGACGCCGGCCAACGCGGCGTCCCACAGGGGCGCCTCGAACGGCGGTGAGACGAGTGCGAACGAGAGCAGATAGTCGTACGTCGAGTCGACGCCGTAGCGGCCGGTCGAGAGGACCTCCCAGAGCCCGGCCGGATCGGCGCCGACGGCGGTCAGTTCGGCACGGAGCGCCTCGAGGCCGGCGGCGTTCGCGCTCGCGAAGTGGCCGAAGCCGCCGAGGTAGACGAGCACCGAGAGCCAGATCAGCGGCAGCGAGAAGTTCTGTCGGCGCCACCAGCGGACGACGGCGTTGTCGCCGAAGCCGCCCGCGGCGGAGCCGGAGCCCGTCGCCGCGGTCGACGATCGGGCCGCGCCGTGGGCCGTCCCGCCGTCGGTCGAACTGGTCTGTCCGGATCCGGCGGTCCCGCTCGTCGCTGTGGTCCCGCTCGCCGACGTCGTCGATCCGCTCGCGGTCGCGTTCCCGGCTCCGGACGTCGCGTTTCCGGTACCGGATGCCGCGTTCCCGCTACCGGCGCCCGTCGAGGCCCCCGTCGCGGTCGACCCGCTCGAGGCCGTGGTCCCCGACGACGACCCGCTCGAGGTCGTCGTGGACGAACCGGAGGCGGTCGCGGACGCGGTCGCCGTCGCCGTTTCGGACGACTCGCCGGAGCCATCCGAATCGCTGTTGCTCTTCCAGACGTCCGGCGAGGGGAGGCCGCTGGTTCGCTTCGCCACGTAGTCCTCGTGGCCGAGGCGGTCGTAGGCCTGCCGTTCGACCGGATCGCCGAGGATGTCGTAGGCCTTTTTCACCGCCGTGAACTGCGCCTGGGCGCGGTCGTCGTCGTTCAGGTCGGGATGGTAGACGCGAACCTGGTCGCGGTAGGCGTCCTTGATCTCGTCCTGGGAGGCGTCGGGAGGGATGTCGAGTAGATCGTAGAAGTCCTCAGTCATGTGAGAGTCGGGGATCGTCAGGTACCTGTTGTAATCGAGGGATTATAATTACAGTGTTTGTGACGGTTCGGGTAGTTCCTCTCGTCACTCGAGACAGTTGGGTATTTCGGCCGCGACGACAGTCGCGACTGCAAACAATGACTGACGGTTACCCGCGCCGGACGTTCGCCCGCAACCCGGGACCCGAGCCCCGGCGTCTCACGAGAAGTCCGTCAGTGACGATTGCCCGTCCGCGTCGGGTCCCCGCGGATCGGCCGACGGCGTTGTGGTATCGTCGTTGATCGCGTCGCTCTCGTCGATTGCGTCGTCGGCTGTCTCTCCGGCGGTCGTCCCACCGTCTCCCGTCTCACCGTCAGTTGCGCCGCCGTCGGCTCGGTGACCCGCTGTACCCTCCCAGCCGTCGAGGCTGGTCTGATCGGCCGCGGCGAACTCGAGGTTGGCCACCCGAACGCCGACCTTGCGGACCGATTCGGTCTCGAACTCGGTGAACAGGTCGCGGGCGATTCGGTCGACGAGGTCGGGATCGTCGACCGGTCCCGATAGCGACCGTTCGCGGGTGTTGACGTCGTACGGTGGGAGCACGGCCTTGACGCCGACGGTTCGGTACAGCGCCCCCTCCCGCCGGGCGCGGTCGGCGACGGCCGCCGCGAGCGTCTCGATCTGGTCGTACTTCGGCTCGGGTTCCGAGACGGGTTCGGCGAACGCGGACTCCCGGGAGAAACTCTTGGGTTCGCCCTTCGGCTCGACCCGGCGGTCGTCGTCGCCACGGGCGCGCTCGTACAGCTCTCGGCCGCGCTCGCCGAAGCGCTCGACCAACGGCTCCGGATCGGCCGCGGCGACGTCGCCCGCCGTCTCGAGGCCCATCTCTCGCAACTCGCGTGCGGTCACGGGACCGACGCCGTGGAGGAGGTCGACCTCGAGCGGGGCCAAAAAGTCCCGGACCTCGCCGGGTTCGACGACCGTGAGGCCGTCGGGCTTGTCGAAGTCGCTGGCGATCTTGGCCGCGCTCATCGTCGGTGCGACGCCGACGCTGACGACGACGTCGACCTCGCGGCGGATGCGATCCTTGATGTGGCGGGCGAAGCCGTCGGCGACCTCCCAGGCGGTCCGCTCGGTGACGTCGAGGTAGGCCTCGTCGATGCTCACCTCCCGCACCACGTCGGCGCAGTCGTGGAGGATCTCCCGGACCTCGCTCGCGACCGACTCGTAGTAGTCCATGTCGACGGGCCGGTAGAAGCCCGTCTCCTCTGGTGTCAGATCTGGATCGTGGTCCTCGGCGTCGGGCTCTCGCGGTGACCCGCTCGAGTTTTCCGAGGCGTCCTCAGAAGTGCTTTGCACTTCTGACGGGCTGCGAGAACCGCTTTGCGATTCTCGAACGCGTGGCGCCTCGCCCTCCAGCGCCGCGCGCCGGGGAAGCCGCTCGAGGGCCGTCGAGATGGCCTGGGCGCTCTCGACGCCGAACTCGCGGGCCTCGTAGCTGGCGGTGGCGACGGCGCCGATGGTGTCGCCGGGTTCGTATCCCATGCCGACGACGACCGGTTCACCGCGGAGTTCGGGCTCACGCAGTCGCTCGCAGGAGGCGTAGAAGCAGTCGGCGTCGACGTGGCAGACGATTCGGTCCTCGTCGTCCTCGTCCGCCTCGACGCCCGGCAGTCGCGGCCCCTCGGACATTCGTCTACTGATGGGGTTCGCGCGAATCGTTGTGAACGTTGTGTCCGCGCCGGATCGAATGAGCGGTTCCCGTTCGCGAGACCGCATTCGGATCGATCGGAATCCGGTCGTCAGTTGTAGCCGCGCCACCGGTGGCCACACTCGGTACACTTGAAGAATCGTGTCGGTGGTTCGTCGGCCGACGCGGTCTGCTTGAGCGTGTACCACGCCTCCTGATTCTCGCACTCGTCGCAGATCACGTCCGTCGCCTTCGGCTTCCCCTCGAAGTTGGCGTTCTCGTCGGACTCGATCACGTCGTCGTCGGTCTGCGATTCGGTCGAGACGAAGGCGTCCTCCTGCTCGCGATCGCGCTCGCTCGAGGCGCCGCAGTCGTCGTTCGTACAGATCATGCGGTCGCCCTCGGCTTTCATCATCGAACCGCAGTCGTCGCAGAATTGCATAGCCGTGCGTAACGGGTCGAGCCGCAAAAACGCTCCTCTCGATCGCGGGCTGCGCGTCAGTACCGCTCCTCGAGGCGTTCGTCCTCGAGGACCACCGGGCAGTCGACGACCCGGAACCGATCGCGGTCGGTCAGTTCGAGGATGTCGGTGCCCTCGCGGGTGCACGCCACGGCCGGCGGGTCGGCGAAGTGTTCGCACTGGTGGCAGTACGTCGCCTTCTCGATTTCTCGGACGTCGCGGTCGTCGGGAGGCGTCGGTTCGTCCGGCTCGTCGGCCTCGAGGCGCTCCCAGAGCCGTTCGCCGTCGATTTCGGGGACGTCCTCGCGGTCGAACAGGTCGTCGAAGGCGGCGTCCGAACCACGCTCCGCCCCGTCGGCCTCGGTCGCCGCTCGTCGCTCCTCGACGCTCGCGGCCAGGTCGCCGAGCGGTCCCGCCTGCTCGCCGGCACTCGTTGCTGGGCCATCGACACTCGGTTCCCGACCATCGGCTCCCATCTCCGGCCCGTCGTCGTCGGTCATCGGGTCGCCCCCTCCCGATCGAACGCGAGGGGTGCCCTCGACCGCGAGTCGTCTCGATCCGCGTCGTCGGCGCCGTCCCGCCGTTCGTCCGTCGTCACGTCCGTCTCGACGGCCTCGAAGACGTCTTCGGATTCGGGCGCGACTGCGTTTTCGACGTCACCCTCGAGGGCCGGCGGCTCGCCGGTGACGAGCGCGGGCGAGCCGAAGAACGACGACTTCGCCGCGACGTCCGTGAACGCGCTCGCGCAGTGGGGGCATTCGGGGGCGGTCAGTAGCGCGATGTCGACCGACTCGTCGCAGGAATCGCAGACGGCCGCCCGGACGCCGAGGCGGTTGGCCGCCCGCTTGAGGCGGTCTGCCTCCGCCCGCTGCCGCTCCCGTTCGGCCATCGCGTCGCGGTGGTCCCGAAGGTCGAGGACCGCGCTGGCGAGCAGCGCCGATCGCTCCTCGAGTTCGTCGGTCTCGTCGAAGACTCCCTCGAGGACGGTCTCGAAGTTGGCGAACCCGTCGTCGACGGTCGACTCGAGGGCCGCGACCGACTCCCGGAGCGCCGCCTGCTCGTCGGCGTCGGCGTACTCGGCGTGGTCGTGCTCGGCCGGCGCCTTTGCGTCGGTCTCGCGTTTGACCTGGACGACGCGGCTCCGGACGTCCTCGAGCAGGTCCGTGAACTCCTCTCGTTGGGCGTCGAGCTGGGTCCGCAGGGCCTCGACGTCCTCGAGATCGGTCGGCTCGAGGTCGTCGTCGGTGGCGACGGCGTGGGCGGCCGTCACCAGTCGGCGACAGACGTCGTCGCGCGTCTCGCCGCGACGGCTCGCCTCGCGAGCGAGCCAGTCGTCCACCTCGCCCGGGGGCGCAAACGAGATGCCGCCGTCGTCGTCCTCGCTCGACATGATACGCCTTCTTGGGTCGACTCGGGCATAAGGGTTGGTTCCAACTCACCGTTCGAAACGCGGGCGTGAAGCTCTCTCAACGGATTTTCCGAACGTTACTGATGTCGAACCCGCCGTCGTGGATCTCGGTTTCGAACTGGACGATGTCCTCGTCCTCGAGTCGGGAGAGGACGCCCCGGAACTGCTCGACGACGAGCGTCCGGGCCCGCTCCGAGCCGCCGCTCTCCCATTCGAACAGCAGCGTCCCGTCGGTCGCCTCCTTCAGCCGCCCCAGCTCCGTCGGCTCGAGGGTCTCCGCGTTGACCAGCAGGAGGATGACGCCGCCCCAGCGGTGGGCGGCGCGCTTGAGCCCCTTCAGGAGCACCGTGAGGTCGGCCCAGGCGAAGCGGTCCTCCGCGGCCGAGACGAGGTCGGTCAGCGAGTCGATCACCACGAGATTGCCGGCGGCGTGGTCGGTCAGGTAGTCCCCGAGCGCCTCGAGGACGTCCCGGCGGTCGGCCCGGTCGCCGAGGCCGGTGATGTCGGTCGTCCGGTCGGAGTACCAGTCGGTCGGCACCGGCGTTAGTTGAAAGTACGTCTCGGCGAGTTCGACCACCGAGACGCCGGCCATCCCCGCGTCGACCAGGTCGTCGTCCAGGACGAACCGCATCTCGTCGACGATCGCGTCCCGTTCGTCCGTAAACGAGACGTAGTGGACGGCATCGGGGAGCGTTGTCCCCGACTCGAGGTCGCCGTAGTAGCGGTCGAACTGGTCGGGATCGGACCCGGCGAGGCCGTTCATCGCCGCGCTGGTGTAGCAGAACTCCCGCGCGCCGGCGCCGGCCTCGCCCGCGAGCAGGACGACGCTCCCTGCGGGCGCGCCGCCGCCGATCATTCGATCGAGTCGCGAGATGCCGAGGGGCAGCCGATTCATGTGCTCGAGTTCGTTCGAAACCGCTTACGCATTGCGGCCAACCTTTTACGCTGCGCTCACTCGCTCCGCTCGTTCGCTCGGTAAAAGGTTGATCAAAAGCACTCCTCCTTCCGTTTCGGGTCGCTTCGCGACCCTCCACATCAGTCGTCAGCCGCTCGCTCACTCTGTTCGCTCGCGGAGACTTCCGTCGATATCGCTAGCCGTCAGTCCGAACTCGAGCCCCCTCACGCGCCGGTTTTGACAACACGACTCGCCCCTCGAGCCCGTTGTCGGCCAGCGCGTCTCGAGCCGCGGCTTCGGCCTCGGCGGCGTGGCTGCGGTCGGTGACGCCGTACACGACCGGACCCCACGACGACTGGCCGATCCCGGTGAGCACCGGGCAGTCCTCGAGCGCCTCGACGAGCGTCCCGGCAGGCGGCCGGAAGACGCCGCCCTGGGCATCGGCGTACCAGGCGCCGTTCTTCCGGCCGATTTCGGCGATAGCCTCGCCGAACGCCTCGAGGCGCCCCTCCGCGGCGGCGGGGAGCAGTTTGCGGGTGACGACGCCGGCGATCTCGTCGGCGACGGCGGGATCGGCTCGCTCGGCGACCGCTCGCATGCTCGCGTCCTCGTCGTCGCCGCTGCGGCCGGGGTCGGCGTCGGGGACGACGACGAGGAACCGCCAGTCGCGGGGGAGTTCGTGGCGAGCGACGATTGGAGGGACCGTCCAGTCGCCCTCGGCCGGCGGCTCGGTCGTGAACCGGTTGGTCGGGTGGCCGGCGTCGACGACGAAGCCGCCGTCCTCGAAGGTCGCGACGCCGACGCCGCTGCGGCCGCCCCGACCCATCGCCGGGGCGTGTTCCCGGACGCGGACCTCGCGGTCGTGGGCCCGCGCCGTCGCGGCGAGCACCGACAGCGCGAGCTGGGTGCCGCTCCCGAGGCCGACGTGGCGCGGCAGCCGCTCCTCGAGGGTGAGCGCGACGCCGGGGACCTCGAGCACGTCCACTGCCCGGGATGCGTACTCCCCGACCAGCGGGTCGTCCGTCTCGACTGTGGCCGCGGGTTCTGCGGTGACCGTCACGCGGGGCTCCTCGAGGCCGACGCCGATGCCCCCGTAGAGGCGCCGCCGGGCGAGCGAGAGGTTCTGGAAGCCGACGTGGAGTCGCGCTCCCGCGGTGACGGTCGCGGTCGTCATGCCCGGCCGTAGGGAGGCACCCGGCAAGGGGGTTTCGACGCTGGCAACGACTGTCGCCACAGGGGTTATGACCGTCGGCGCGACAGTCGTGACCGATGGCAGCCGCGTCGGAACCGGCGACGACCGCGTCGGTGGTGGTCCCCGCCCGCGACGAGCCCGACAGCCTCGAGCGAACGCTGGACGCCCTCTCGGCGCAGACGTTCGACGGCCGACTCGAGGTGATCGTCGTCGCCAGCGGGACGACGACGCTGGCGGTCGCTCGCGCGCACCGGATCGTCGACCGCGTCGTCGCCGATCGGACCCACGAGGGGCCGGGAGCGGCACGGAATCGGGGCGCAGCGGTTGCGACGGGCGACGTGCTGCTGTTCACCGACGCCGATACCGTCGTTCCCCCAGCGTGGGTTCGACGGCACCGACGGCACTACGCGACGCCCGCCGTCGTCGGCGTCGGCGGCCCGCTTCGGCCGCTGGCGGGCGGCCTTCGCCACGGGCTCCTCTTTCGGCTCCTCTCGGACTGGTGGTACCGCGCCAGCTGGCCAGTCGGCTTCGTCCAGCAGCCGGGCCCCAACTGCAGCGTGCGCCGGTCGGCGTTCGAGGCGGTCGGCGGCTTCGACGAGTCGCTGTCGTTCATCGAGGACACCGACCTCTCCCTGCGACTGCGCGAGGCGGGGACGGTCGTCTACGACCACACCTGTCCGGTGGCTACCTCGCCGCGACGCCAGGAGCGGGAGGGGTACCTCCCGCTCTTCCTGGCGTACCTCGCGGGCTACCTCGCGTACGCGATTCCCGGCCGCTCGCCGACGCGGGATCACTTCTCCTGACCGCCGGCCCTTTTTCGCCGGTCGTCGTACCGACGCGCATGGACCTCGTGGAGGCCCTCGGAGCCGACGCCGCGCTCACCTGCGTCGTCGGCGCCGGCGGCAAGAAATCGACGCTGTACGAACTCGCCGGACGACTCGAGCGAGCGGTCGTGACCGCCACAGTCCGGATTCCGATCTTCGACCGGCAGGTCGCCGACGTGCGGGTGACCGAGGAGCCGGTCGCCCTGCTCGAGCGGGGCGCTTCGGGAGACGGCGACCTCGAGTGGCCGCTCGGACTGGTCCCTGCGCGAGAGCGC
It encodes the following:
- a CDS encoding DNA polymerase Y family protein; translation: MSEGPRLPGVEADEDDEDRIVCHVDADCFYASCERLREPELRGEPVVVGMGYEPGDTIGAVATASYEAREFGVESAQAISTALERLPRRAALEGEAPRVRESQSGSRSPSEVQSTSEDASENSSGSPREPDAEDHDPDLTPEETGFYRPVDMDYYESVASEVREILHDCADVVREVSIDEAYLDVTERTAWEVADGFARHIKDRIRREVDVVVSVGVAPTMSAAKIASDFDKPDGLTVVEPGEVRDFLAPLEVDLLHGVGPVTARELREMGLETAGDVAAADPEPLVERFGERGRELYERARGDDDRRVEPKGEPKSFSRESAFAEPVSEPEPKYDQIETLAAAVADRARREGALYRTVGVKAVLPPYDVNTRERSLSGPVDDPDLVDRIARDLFTEFETESVRKVGVRVANLEFAAADQTSLDGWEGTAGHRADGGATDGETGDGGTTAGETADDAIDESDAINDDTTTPSADPRGPDADGQSSLTDFS
- a CDS encoding succinylglutamate desuccinylase/aspartoacylase domain-containing protein; translated protein: MDTDFGPLDVTLRGPGEPEVLVIAGVHGDERSGIRAVERLREADLDLQRGVAFVLANPAAIEAGERYLDSDLNRVFPGDPDGDREERIAARLCELVEGRTSLSLHGTNAEPTPFALVHSAQEREFELAAELPVPHVVDHWGVNEHTITTCGFTVEIELAAKNSDDVAAAAEHQARAFLERVNALPDEPPDADPDFFHMGESVPKPEGESYEVHAENFERVPEGAVYASVDGEELTADESFWPIMLSADGSADIFGYRGEKIGASLEEVTETWIGADREPRDGE
- a CDS encoding uracil-DNA glycosylase family protein, producing MKNVTERTSNPFGLRPPFDRTGPDERTAVFGYGDANADFHLIGDHPGVHGGRRSGVPFTETESGVAIGEVARAVGFAEGPTDRPTLENLYCSYVHMCCPPEGETPTEEEYAILERFFDAELRAINAHILLPVGERATDHVLREYTTQRGRLDLDMAALHASEIRGRGFLVVPIREPTEWEDTDREALVARLEAILGRDYRQTKGVATRVG
- a CDS encoding metal-dependent hydrolase, coding for MYHVGHYGAALIAYVPLGTAIALAGHETTAVVGALACVALSTLPDCDYRLPAVEHRGATHSLAFALLVGAGLAAVTAIVVDASSPLVDVGVVTFAFVVGSLAIGSHLVADALTPAGIRPFWPVSQRHYTLEVTTTSNPLANYALLGIGVGVTVAGTGAIVALG
- a CDS encoding J domain-containing protein, yielding MTEDFYDLLDIPPDASQDEIKDAYRDQVRVYHPDLNDDDRAQAQFTAVKKAYDILGDPVERQAYDRLGHEDYVAKRTSGLPSPDVWKSNSDSDGSGESSETATATASATASGSSTTTSSGSSSGTTASSGSTATGASTGAGSGNAASGTGNATSGAGNATASGSTTSASGTTATSGTAGSGQTSSTDGGTAHGAARSSTAATGSGSAAGGFGDNAVVRWWRRQNFSLPLIWLSVLVYLGGFGHFASANAAGLEALRAELTAVGADPAGLWEVLSTGRYGVDSTYDYLLSFALVSPPFEAPLWDAALAGVVALTLLALLGVRVYRDRETWGAVSIDETIVVAFALTATTLIVGGPLLAGAVLMPFLFGVIVRHTRRGPGWKPSYLYVLPVLAPLVGFGLAAAGAATLATDLLAFGIFPIVGGLGLPLRATIRKRFGR
- a CDS encoding glycosyltransferase — translated: MAAASEPATTASVVVPARDEPDSLERTLDALSAQTFDGRLEVIVVASGTTTLAVARAHRIVDRVVADRTHEGPGAARNRGAAVATGDVLLFTDADTVVPPAWVRRHRRHYATPAVVGVGGPLRPLAGGLRHGLLFRLLSDWWYRASWPVGFVQQPGPNCSVRRSAFEAVGGFDESLSFIEDTDLSLRLREAGTVVYDHTCPVATSPRRQEREGYLPLFLAYLAGYLAYAIPGRSPTRDHFS
- a CDS encoding beta-ribofuranosylaminobenzene 5'-phosphate synthase family protein — translated: MTTATVTAGARLHVGFQNLSLARRRLYGGIGVGLEEPRVTVTAEPAATVETDDPLVGEYASRAVDVLEVPGVALTLEERLPRHVGLGSGTQLALSVLAATARAHDREVRVREHAPAMGRGGRSGVGVATFEDGGFVVDAGHPTNRFTTEPPAEGDWTVPPIVARHELPRDWRFLVVVPDADPGRSGDDEDASMRAVAERADPAVADEIAGVVTRKLLPAAAEGRLEAFGEAIAEIGRKNGAWYADAQGGVFRPPAGTLVEALEDCPVLTGIGQSSWGPVVYGVTDRSHAAEAEAAARDALADNGLEGRVVLSKPAREGARVRTDG
- a CDS encoding transcription factor S, coding for MQFCDDCGSMMKAEGDRMICTNDDCGASSERDREQEDAFVSTESQTDDDVIESDENANFEGKPKATDVICDECENQEAWYTLKQTASADEPPTRFFKCTECGHRWRGYN
- a CDS encoding RAD55 family ATPase, which codes for MNRLPLGISRLDRMIGGGAPAGSVVLLAGEAGAGAREFCYTSAAMNGLAGSDPDQFDRYYGDLESGTTLPDAVHYVSFTDERDAIVDEMRFVLDDDLVDAGMAGVSVVELAETYFQLTPVPTDWYSDRTTDITGLGDRADRRDVLEALGDYLTDHAAGNLVVIDSLTDLVSAAEDRFAWADLTVLLKGLKRAAHRWGGVILLLVNAETLEPTELGRLKEATDGTLLFEWESGGSERARTLVVEQFRGVLSRLEDEDIVQFETEIHDGGFDISNVRKIR